The segment TATTGGTATTGGATAGGAGTAGGTGCATTGGGGGGATTCACAATACTATTCAACATTTGCTACACTCTGGCTCTTGCTTTCCTGAACCGTGGGTACCTTTACCCTATCCAATTCATTGTTTCTTTTCAAGTATATACTAAGTGAGGCGCTAAAGTTTTAATGTACTGCAAATAATATTGTGCAGCATTTCGGAAGTCTCAGGCTGTTATATCCAAGGATTCTGAAAGCATTAAACCAGGAGTAACTGGAGGAGCTATTCAATTATCGAACCATGGAAGTAGGCACCAAAATGATAAAGGTAATAACTGAACTAATGTGTGTTCACTGGTAAGGAAATTTGTTCAATGTTTTCTTGCTGCTACTTGAATTTTAACAACATCCAGAGATCATCTCTGAGGCTAACAATCAGAAGCAAAAAGGAATGATTCTACCATTTGAACCTTTTTCCATCACCTTTGATGAGATCAAGTACTCGGTTGACATGCCACAGGTAAGATTAGTTCGGTAACAGAGAGACAAATTGATCTTTGGAAATATTGTCCTGAAGTAAGTCTAATCTTATTTTCAATCTGCACTTTGCAGGAAATGAAAAATCAGGGCATTCTCGAAGATAAATTGGAGCTTTTGAAGGGAGTGAGCGGTGCTTTTAGGCCAGGTGTTCTCACAGCTCTAATGGGTGTCAGTGGTGCTGGTAAAACCACTCTGATGGATGTTCTGGCTGGTAGGAAAACTGGGGGATATATTGAGGGAAACATCACAATTTCAGGCCATCCCAAGAAACAAGAAACTTTTGCTAGAATTTCAGGGTATTGCGAGCAAAATGACATCCATTCTCCACACGTTACAGTTTATGAATCCCTGCTCTACTCAGGCTGGCTTCGTCTACCTCCTGAAGTGGATGCTGAAACCAGAAAGGTAGGCTTTCCATAACTCATATCTGTGCTAGGCTtctatttttcatgtttctGCTAAAGAGATTTTGTGATCATTAGTTTGAGATAACATCAGCTCCATGGACTAGAATTTAGACATCCATTAGCACCAAACCTTGAAAAGCGGTGTTAATTTCTCCAATCAAAATTGCTCTGCAGATGTTCATTGAGGAAGTCATGGAGCTTGTGGAGCTGAATCCATCGAGGCAAGCATTAGTTGGACTGCCTGGTGTAAGTGGCCTGTCTACTGAGCAAAGGAAGCGGCTGACTATTGCAGTTGAGCTGGTGGCGAACCCTTCTATTATATTTATGGACGAGCCTACTTCAGGTTTGGATGCAAGAGCTGCAGCAATTGTTATGAGAACGGTTAGGAACACTGTGGACACAGGAAGAACAGTTGTGTGCACCATCCATCAGCCAAGCATCGACATATTTGAATCTTTTGATGAGGTTAGAAATGTTAGCAGGACAATAGAGTTGCTCCTTTGTTGTCAGTTCTTCTCCACATAACAGTGACACAATTGACATGACATTGCAGCTATTTCTAATGAAGCGCGGAGGACAAGAGATATATGTTGGGCCATTGGGTCGACATTCTAGCCAGTTGATCAAGTATTTTGAGGTGTGAAATGATGGTTTACCAAATAATACAAgcgctatatatatatatttgaatcttCATCCATATTACCTTCTTGCTAATTTACACAAATTTCTTTGTCTAGGGAATTGAGGGAGTTGAGAAGATTAGAGATGGACATAACCCAGCAACTTGGATGTTGGATGTTACCTCTTTAGGACATGAAGCAGCATCGGGGATAGATTTtgcttctatatataaaaattcagaGCTATACAGGTAAATTCACTTCTTAGCTACTTGGGTACCAGGTAAAACAGAAAACCATGCGTTACCATACCAATGTCTTCGACTCTTGAATTAGCAAATTAAATTTCTCTGATGTGTGGCCGTATCTTTCAGGAGAAACAAAGCACGTATTCAGGAATTAAGCACCCCTGCTCCTGGTTCAAAGGACCTCTTCTTTCCTACACAGTACTCGCAGTCGTTTTTGGTCCAATGCTTGGCTTGTTTATGGAAGCAACATTGGTCCTATTGGCGTAATCCTTCCTATACTGCCGTAAGACTTCTCTTTACAACCGCCATAGCCTTGATTTTTGGTTCAATGTTCTGGAACCTCGGTTCGAAAACGTAAGTTACATCTTCATTTCAACTAAGCTTCATTCCTGAACATTTGCTACAGGGCTACTTAGAACGATACAAAAGTCCAGACTCTCCCAAGTTTGTCTGCCTTCTAAATTAGTTCTTGTCTTAAATTACAGGAAAAGGAAACAAGATCTTTTTAATGCCATGGGTTCCATGTATGCTGCAATTATCTTCCTCGGAATCCAAAATTCATCCTCTGTGCAGCCAGTTGTGGCTGTTGAAAGAACTGTATTCTACAGGGAGAAAGCTGCTGGAATGTATTCATCCATGCCCTATGCCTTGGCACAGGTACAAACTTTCCCACAGCACAAATACGAACTTCAATTTTATGAAATCTAAACAGAGACTAagtttctttccattttttgtTACAGATCCTGATTGAGCTTCCATATATTTTCACCCAATCTGTGGTATATGGTCTAATAGTCTATGCCATGATTGGATTTGAATGGACTGCTGCTAAGTTCTTCTGGTATctgttcttcatgttcttcaCACTGTTATACTTCACCTTCTATGGCATGATGACTGTTGCTGCAACGCCAAACCAACACGTTGCATCCATAGTTTCCTCCGCATTCTATTCAGTGTGGAATCTCTTTTCAGGATTTATAATCCCAAGACCTGTAAGTGATTTCTACTCACAACTTCTCCTTACTGCATTCTAGCAGCACGAGGactaatttttctttatctgtATGTCTTCTTTGGCTCTAAACAGCGGATTCCTGTATGGTGGAGATGGTATGCTTGGATATGTCCAGTTTCATGGACTTTGTATGGATTACTTTCTTCACAGTTTGGAGATATAAAGGAAAAACTTGATACAGGGGAAACAGTCGAAGATTTTGTCAGGAACTATTTCGGTTTCAAACATGAACTTTTAGGAGTTGCCGCAGCAGCAGTTTTTGGATTTGCCACAGTATTTGGACTTACCTTTATCATGTCcattaagtttttcaatttccAGAGGCGATAAGATATCTGCAAAATTATTTCTAGTTCAGCTATCAAAAGTTCTCTGTATAGTTTTTTGTACTACAGGGTATTATCCCCATTATAATCAGCTAAGAATTTAAGAGAAGAAACATGTCCAGCTACCACCTGCACacaaacatgtatatatatacatatacacacCAATACTTGATAAAAGTGAAGatattcaaatcattttgagaGTGTTAATTCAGAATTCCATTCTCAATCTCATTTTTTATAGGTAGACTAACTTAAATGTTGTTGCAGAACCATCTGACTGAACACAGCTATGTTCTGAATGGTAATGATCTATAAAaggaaaatcatttttaatattggttAATTTACAATAGGGAATCACATAGAAAATttggttaaattaaataaaaaaaaacagaaactgaAAAATAGAATTACAGATCAACTCAAGCCAGTAGTGCTTATAAGTTATAACAACAGGACATGTCTAATATCCTGTAGTAGGATGTTTCAATCATGTGTATATATGTATAGTACTTTTGAATAACACAAACTCAAGCTTGAGTTTGGCAATGACAAGTCTTCAGGGCAGATGAATTTTGTTGTTGCTTACGAAACAAGGCATGGAATGAATTCATGTTGTGATGTGTCTTGAACAAATAGAAGTTGTCTGATTCTTTTGGTGCACCTACTTGTATCTTAGTAGCTCACCTTTTGATGATCAGTCACATGACCACATATGTGACTTGGTTTGAAAACTCCTTTGTTTAGCTATGTTTCTCTACTTCTTCCTATAAATAGAATGCAATGAGTTATTTTGCAGAGGGAGCAGAGCttccatatatatattagagaGAACTTTTCGATGATGCCTCAAGTTGTTCTCAGTCGAGAATAAAAGATaactaaaattgattaaattccataaaaaattgatcaaatagaGGGGGAAAACAGAATTACTACAGTTCCACCAAGCTTCGCCCGACAAATTAAATCACTAAATACTACTAGATCCAAACCAAATTGAAGCAAATGCCAAGACGAAAGCCCTTAAGCCCACCAATCCCTTATGGAAAGCCACTGGAGCTGCAGAACCTGAGGGGGTCGAATTAGCAGCAATGCTACCAGATGGCGGCGGCGGCAAAGGGTGAACAAGGATGGTAACCTTCATGTCATTGAAACATTGTCCATTGCCACAAATGAAGTAGTATCTCTTGGCCTCGTTAAGAGGTATGAAATCTTTGCCACTAGTCCAGTTGCCTAGGGCTCCTTCTGTAGTACAGTTGTCATAACCAGTCTGGTTCACTTCGAAGACATTGTACTGTGTCTTTTGGTACCTAAAAGCTACATTAACAGAAAGAAAGTGAACAATTCAACTATAAATGAGAACAAGGTCTTCATCTTCTAGCCAAACTTAAATGGATCGAGTATAAACACACACCTGACGCATATACAGAGTTAAGGCGAGAAAAGGGGGGGCTTACAGATAAGGTCACCGACATAGAAGGTTTGGTTGTTTGCCCAGAGAGTGTAGTTGATACTAGGGTTCCAGCCTTTGTTAGCACCGACGATGTGGTCAGTAGCGGTGGTGGCAGTGGCAGAGAAGAGGATGAAGAAGCAAAAGAAGATGAGCTGAGCTGAGCTGGACACCATCGTGCAGTCCCTTGttattgttgctgctgctttcTTGCGAGAGTGAGGATGATGGAGCACactttttttactataattgaATGGGGCATTCTTCCCTTCTAAGAAAATCTTGCTATTTGTAAAcgctttaaatttaaaaaaaaaaatcaaattttttatatatttttaaattattttaatatatcaatatcaaaaataatttttttaaaataaaaatactattttaatataattttttaaaaaaaccttaataaaaaataatcacgaccatatttttttattaacgtgggtatcACTTGCGTGCATCTCCACTAATCTTACAGACCCTGAAATTAACAACTATGTAAATCTTTAGTGGCTATTATATGAGCAATTACAtaactcgaacctgagaccaaaAAGAGAGCAAACCCCTTACTTCCAAGATCTTACTACTGGGTCACCTCTTAGATAATTATCATAaccatatttatttgttttttttatttaacataaatattcaGATCAATTTATGCACACCTTAACTAATCTCAcggaattattttaaaacatccaATCGTGAAGGCATCACATGACCGTTTGCATTATCACCCTCAATAATCATATGCTTCCATTTTAGTTTGTCCTGCCTCTGTTTCTCTGTCTTTATATGAAATAATGggtagataataataataataataataatgtgcaGCAGGTAAAATGTTGAGTTGTTAAACCCAATTCAAttccatatattaattaaaaaaaatctacatgaTTTGGGTtagatttttagttaaaaagaataaaaaattaaccttgagaaattttaataatataattgacTTGGTCAaattaacactaaaaaataaaaaaataaaataaacaataaggtgataactttaatttaataaaaatgatacaaTAAACCATGCCCTTCTCCAAATCAATCAGGGGTCTAACAACTATATAAGTGTCTATGTGAATGTATgtcttcaattattattattattattattttatttccttcctTAGGGTAAGGTGGAGTTCATCGGGAAATGAGACGGCCCACGGTGGCCTCGCAGCCAGCAAGCACATGATGAATGCAGAGAGAGGCCAAGATTCATCCCCGCACTCCATGGTTGCTTGTACCCATCCACACACTGCTTTTCTTTGCCacccaaataaaagaaaaaagcagtAGCTGGTTACTAACCACCACAAGTACAGGCATCTAATGCTAAtaagttatgtttttaaatttatagctACCGAGGGAGGACCgttgtaaataaaataacactGTTTTGGTAAGTTAGggcatgtaaaaaaattaatttacaaaataatacatgtagaaaaataattaggaatTTCTCACAATtaaaagagttgatgaataaaaattgatatacACTACTCGTGTTTCACGGATGTTACAagtaattctttaaattttatttgttttatgttttaaaagtatttttaaaaagatttaaaatttttttatttttttattttaaattaatatttttttaataatttcatatcattttgatgtactgatattaaaaataatttttaaaaaatatatataaatattattttaatatatttttaaataaaaaacattttattcctGTATTGAATGTATAGTATGACCTGTTTCATTTCGTGTGCCTGTATTTACTGCCTATAACCTGTTCAGTTTCTGATTCGATTGATTTAAGAGCTTTTCAATCATTCGGGTTTAATGTCTAGTCATTTGAGATTAGCCGTTCAAGCCTGGCTCGAAGGACCAGGGTCTCTTGCCGTTTGGGCCATGCGAGAACGGCTAGAGTAATTTTGTACGTTATCTACTCTCGCTGTAGGCTTGGCAATATATTGTACTCTTGAGCAGAAACAGGTCTGCTTCAGCCTGAATTTTTTGAACCATCTAATCAAGAAAGATTTGAACTTTTGATTTCATGAAGAGGCCGGCCATGGTCATACATGTGGTAACAAGAGAATTGGATGCGAGATGTGAAAGAAAACTGCTGGGAAAGCTTAAACTGAAGCAGAaaacctttgatttttttttttacctgatcAAAACTATTTTACCACTCATCATAatctttcatcctttttttctgCATCCTTTCCTACTACCAAATTCACCTTCATTTTCCCTCTCCCAATCAAGATAGTGCAAAGACAAACCATTGAGAAAAACATCCACCCCACTTAAGAATAGAGTGGTAGATGGGTCCTTTTATTTGTGAGAGGGAgggagcaaaataaaaatataaatgaagcTTCATTTAATATCACCATGAAAGCCAATCCTGGAATCGACATAGACAAATACATCATTTGATCGCTGTCTTGACTGCTAATATTGAGATTTTGAGCGACAAGTTGAACAAAAATCATCAAGAAGATTTGGCTGCTACTTGTGTTTCATGCACTCATCGAGTCATCTGATACACGGTACGCAAATTGCTCAATCAATAATCTTTTACCATCACGAATAAAACTCGAGGGAAGTCTTTAAAACTACTCAAATGCCAAGACATGAAAAGGGTCGATGTAAGGTTAACTCCGTTCCATCAGCCCAATAGCTTTCATACAGTATATAAACAACCACCTCTATAGGTATTTTCTTGCAAGAGCCCGAACTTTGGTGTCAAAATGCGAAGATGTAATGCGGGAACCAGGCAAGTATAGGGGGTTGAGAAGAATCTGCAACAACCaacattttagattttatcaaaacaagggaaaaaaataaacaacatttaGCATGTCAGTCACAAATGAATAACAAGCACGTGATTCTCAACTGGCTACCctgttaaaagaaattaaaaaaatcccaatTGAACACTATCTCCATGGGAGAAAAAACCATGAGCCCATATAGTACCACTATCTCCATGCTCACTTTAGCTAATATGAGACCATTGGCTCTACAAACACTAGTTGCATTCATTTGTATCTACCAAACTATCAGCTCTGCTGCTACTTGTTGGGAGATCTGCACTATTTATCATGCCTTGGTCTATAGGCCTCCATCGGCCTACACATGAGATATTTACATTATGAGTGAACACCACCTGCAACACAAGCATCTAAGCTGTTGGGTTATAGGTCTATCATTGTATATCAGCCACTCACTCTCTTATTCTTAATTATGGTGCGAATTTTTCAATAACTCACAAGTGCATATATTTCAACAGATTTTGTAGCATACAAGGTACAAAAGTCACAGCAAATTGGGACAAGCATGACCAAGAATGAAAAATGCAGGAAAGATGTCAAATCAAGTCTAAATTCCAACAAGATAAGGACTGCAGATTCTCTCATAAAATTGGAATAAAATGGGTTTGAGGTGCTTTTAGTAGACAGCGGCATCTTCTGGATCTTGTACCTCAATATGATTGTGAAATGCGTAAACTGCCCAGCTTTGTTTGTTAGTGGTTACTATCTCATAATACCATGAAACTTTGGCATAAACagctaaataaatttaatttctgaGCATATAGAAATATCCATAATCTTAACACAAAATAAAGACTTGAACAAATCAGCATCCATGTTGAACAGCAACATGTTGCATGTTAAAGTTCCAACCAGTAGAAGCAAGAAGTGGTTTACCTTTATATAGAGCTCATGAACCTCCTGGAAAAAGCTCTTGATTCCATCATCATTGCGAGAGTCATGAAGTAGCATAAATCTCGTATGTAAGATAAGTCAAGGATAATATACACCAAAAGATAAGGCAATATACATAACATAAACCACTTTTTGTTGCTATAGCATACAAAATCACATATACAAAGGATATGACCAGCTGTAACATAAACTGACACCACCATATCATTAAACCTGTCAATTGCCTTCAAATACCTGCAAAAAGGATGCATTCAACAAAATTCTTATGAGGTACCATAAGTAATAAaaaccagagagagagagtggtcaTTGTAGAAATGCATTGATTGATTCAGATATATTTGCACATTAGAAATTACATGGCGCTGGTGGTCCATGCAAGATCCTGAACAATATCCAAAGCTGCATGCAATATAAATTGATGCATCTGTGCAGCATCTTCCCTCTGTCATCAAGTAATGGGCTGAGTGTTAATCACAAGTAGCTTGTGAGAACatagcaaaataataaaaagatgacAAAAATGGTGTCTCCAAAACCTTAGAAAAGCTAACAACTTCACCATGAAAGAATGTAAGAAAAGATGTACTCCTACACCTATCACAAATTTGATATTAATGGTGCATGCATCactagccttttctttttctttctctttcatttccCTCCTAGATGCTTCTATATGAAATTGAGAAGTCCATTTTATGACACAAATAGATCCTAGAACTTTTCCATAAGATCGTAAGCACAAAATTGTGCAAAATGCAGTAAAATTTCTTCAAGTAGATCACTAATATCTAAATCAATGACGTCAAAGGTctgatgaaaaaattattccaaatcCCAGCGCCATTAGCTTTGAAGCAAAGGCAGTACCAAAAGAACTTTTGGATGTTCTCTCTTATGCAGCCCAATAATCCTAATGCCCTTAATTCTATGTTTGGAAATTTGATATACAAACATAGAAGGGgacttcacaaaaaaaaaaacaacaacattggAAATATCAAAGAGATAACGaaacacaacaaaaacaaaacataattccTATATCATGGCACAttggaaataataattaaagctaATAAAATCAATCACATACATTTCATTTCGCAGAATTTGAGTTTCCAATCAAACAAGCAATGAATagataaacagaaaagataaaagaagaaaagatgttCATACTTTAGTAGCAGATCCAACTTCAGCTTCATATATAGGGATATCATTCCTGCTCACAATTATAAAACAAGCAGTGGTTGCCATCCTTCAATTATCCTATCAATCACAAACTCAAAATTCAATAACAACAAGTACATAATAATGCACCATTTAGtaaccaagaaaaacaaaaaaattatcgtAACCCAGTACACAAATCACTTTCGATAACTGTTAATTCAGCTCATATTTTCCAAAGACCAAAAAAGATTCAAgatttagaaaattttcaatatttctatTTCCTTTTCAATCTCCACGGCTTTCTTGAAACCAAACAGCAAAGAAGATTTTTGTAGAAATGATTCgacaaaacaccaaaaaatgaGTCTAAAATCAGACGGAAAGATCATAAAAGAGTGTGGAACGAACCAAAAGCATACCTTTTATACCTTGATTTCACTCGGGAAGTCTTGGca is part of the Populus nigra chromosome 8, ddPopNigr1.1, whole genome shotgun sequence genome and harbors:
- the LOC133702352 gene encoding uncharacterized protein LOC133702352; this encodes MATTACFIIVSRNDIPIYEAEVGSATKREDAAQMHQFILHAALDIVQDLAWTTSAMYLKAIDRFNDMVVSVYVTAGHTRFMLLHDSRNDDGIKSFFQEVHELYIKILLNPLYLPGSRITSSHFDTKVRALARKYL
- the LOC133701907 gene encoding early nodulin-like protein 19, producing MVSSSAQLIFFCFFILFSATATTATDHIVGANKGWNPSINYTLWANNQTFYVGDLISFRYQKTQYNVFEVNQTGYDNCTTEGALGNWTSGKDFIPLNEAKRYYFICGNGQCFNDMKVTILVHPLPPPPSGSIAANSTPSGSAAPVAFHKGLVGLRAFVLAFASIWFGSSSI